In Actinomycetota bacterium, one DNA window encodes the following:
- a CDS encoding HEAT repeat domain-containing protein — protein sequence MQTDGIQGNKEGTVAKAALDILARLAVACKSRLLYHADHPAVRDAIVVLHAVAADWLARFPEINLGVERDGFVCGEERVGWERESLRQLASRARAHNLRAVSLSAALDLAEMEALVEILVLPPEELEEAGGAEAFLLGRGLHGIRVLESEAWRADEEVAGGEEGATREAVSAEEPPREPQELLADEELEDFLALVFDPERFAQALERLRDESGETPDGAAWAEAAFSSFKRAADLVAERLPAKRPALGRALAETLLFLERNDRNLLLSRKILPELAREPVCVETLGGLSSEEMAGVLGYFLPTAVEFIPGLKELLTNIGYNRRDALTTIAALRERLVDLGEVPADLLSPLDETLRDAGFADAAMSMPTLQEISLLAETYQPQEIEEIRRIADWDLAQETYVSVTPMLLDLLQLGGRVDNLGKTVELLLESFWGLLASSRFGLAAEVLEKAERALHSGDPAYAPFRAELERLLEEASDRDILDRLIKAASAARRDPGTVWGFTRFIEQLGERGILAMIDTLGREESMSVRKFIIDVLAVVARDRLSLLASYLDDPRWYLVRNIVTVMARVRSPLVMEYLDRALQYPNPKVKAEAVRAAGLTGGYEAEQLLMKGLQDGEENVRILCIRWLGRLQVARAANRLVAMLEDKEPGGESPRVKREIIECLGKIGGPEAFDEISRYAGRQRFFFRAEWQELSKAAQEAMRLMQERYPHLEKRKAPR from the coding sequence TTGCAAACGGACGGAATACAGGGAAACAAAGAGGGCACGGTCGCGAAAGCGGCGCTGGACATCCTCGCGCGGCTGGCCGTCGCCTGCAAGTCGCGGCTCCTCTACCACGCGGATCACCCCGCGGTCAGGGACGCGATCGTCGTCCTCCATGCCGTCGCCGCCGACTGGCTGGCCCGTTTTCCCGAGATCAACCTGGGGGTGGAGCGCGACGGCTTCGTCTGCGGGGAAGAGAGGGTCGGCTGGGAAAGGGAGAGCCTGCGGCAACTCGCGTCCCGCGCCCGCGCGCATAACCTGCGGGCCGTATCCCTTTCCGCCGCTCTCGACCTCGCGGAGATGGAGGCGCTGGTGGAGATACTCGTCCTCCCCCCCGAGGAGTTGGAAGAGGCGGGGGGCGCCGAGGCCTTTCTCCTCGGCCGGGGCCTTCACGGCATAAGAGTTTTGGAGAGCGAGGCATGGCGCGCCGATGAGGAGGTCGCCGGCGGGGAGGAGGGCGCGACAAGGGAGGCGGTGAGCGCGGAGGAGCCTCCTCGGGAACCACAGGAGCTCCTCGCGGATGAGGAGCTCGAGGATTTCCTGGCCCTGGTCTTCGACCCCGAGAGGTTCGCCCAGGCTCTCGAGCGCCTGCGAGACGAGAGCGGGGAGACGCCGGACGGAGCCGCGTGGGCGGAAGCCGCGTTCTCCTCGTTCAAGCGCGCCGCAGACCTGGTGGCGGAGAGGCTCCCCGCAAAGAGGCCGGCACTGGGAAGGGCGCTGGCGGAAACCCTTCTCTTCCTGGAGAGAAACGACCGCAATCTCCTCCTTTCGCGCAAGATATTACCGGAACTGGCACGGGAGCCGGTGTGCGTCGAAACCCTCGGCGGCCTGAGCTCCGAGGAGATGGCGGGGGTGCTGGGATATTTCCTGCCCACCGCGGTGGAGTTCATCCCCGGCCTGAAAGAACTGCTCACAAACATCGGGTACAACCGGCGCGACGCGTTGACGACCATCGCCGCCCTGCGCGAGCGTCTCGTGGACCTGGGAGAGGTCCCCGCCGACCTCCTTTCCCCTCTCGACGAAACCCTCCGCGACGCCGGGTTCGCCGACGCCGCCATGTCCATGCCCACCCTGCAGGAGATCTCGCTGCTCGCCGAAACCTACCAACCCCAGGAGATAGAGGAGATCCGGCGCATCGCGGACTGGGACCTGGCTCAGGAGACCTACGTAAGCGTCACCCCCATGCTACTCGACCTCTTGCAGTTGGGCGGGAGGGTGGACAACCTGGGGAAAACGGTGGAGCTGCTGCTGGAGAGCTTCTGGGGCCTGCTCGCATCCTCGCGATTCGGCCTGGCCGCCGAGGTGCTGGAGAAGGCGGAGAGAGCGCTGCACAGCGGCGATCCCGCTTATGCTCCCTTCCGCGCGGAACTCGAGCGCCTGCTGGAGGAAGCCTCGGACAGGGACATACTCGACCGCCTCATCAAGGCGGCAAGCGCGGCGCGGCGCGATCCCGGGACGGTATGGGGGTTCACGCGCTTCATAGAACAACTCGGGGAACGCGGCATCCTGGCCATGATCGACACCCTGGGACGGGAAGAGAGCATGTCGGTGCGCAAGTTCATCATCGACGTGCTGGCCGTGGTCGCGAGGGACCGCCTCTCGCTCCTGGCCTCGTACCTCGACGACCCCAGGTGGTACCTGGTGCGCAACATCGTCACCGTCATGGCCCGCGTACGCTCGCCCCTCGTCATGGAATACCTGGACCGCGCCCTGCAATATCCCAACCCCAAGGTCAAGGCCGAGGCGGTGCGCGCCGCCGGCCTCACGGGCGGATACGAGGCGGAGCAACTGCTCATGAAGGGCCTGCAGGACGGCGAGGAGAACGTACGTATCCTCTGCATAAGGTGGCTGGGGAGGCTGCAGGTCGCCCGGGCGGCGAACAGGCTCGTCGCCATGCTGGAAGACAAGGAGCCGGGTGGGGAGAGCCCGAGGGTCAAGAGGGAGATCATCGAATGCCTGGGAAAGATAGGAGGGCCGGAGGCATTCGACGAGATATCCAGGTACGCGGGGAGGCAGAGGTTCTTCTTCAGGGCGGAGTGGCAGGAGCTGAGCAAGGCCGCGCAGGAGGCCATGCGGCTCATGCAGGAGAGGTACCCGCACCTGGAGAAGAGGAAGGCGCCCAGATAG